One window of the Montipora foliosa isolate CH-2021 chromosome 4, ASM3666993v2, whole genome shotgun sequence genome contains the following:
- the LOC137998911 gene encoding uncharacterized protein — MPRKASRVLLTTCVFLSIVCFKSLLDRFIDRRSNPNIIEVGKSNNAKVVDKKLRLANRELSARGFNLSSRIRSEISSTYRYSDTPEQEELKTSFNSNPRADSLAKASVQQGFNVFKHHWCRMQRARLEWESLLGACLTSTKWEEPKDVRLGINQFSDPSKSFISHWDIGNAGEFSRFLIQTVSTSNTEKNIGGDSWRIHISGPSSLAPSVLDHGNGSYEVLFLIMEHGDYEAKIFLDYTLCNGFKDPPFYWFKKGNSQGKNQPDGVLKGDRPYLIAPFRNGEKITFNVPSSENNMRNIDALTKEVSSKSTRLQQYTCDASCGTLLWDGLGRWVNGQWKPYIKDRTQKDTRNKEGVFFTFGDSISNAFYGSLVAGPYKELCNTAFIACRAVYHWVYDMKGYWGDGVTSPREPLPDEMDYDHELVMRDLKKTLFNPDMTEKSVLLLNIGIHFAAAVNFTDYKRVIDQLINLVIGKTNHPNADGTFKGRFIWKSTSAIHRERFPNPHKDVRRFLTFSRVKLYNAYATSAMCRAGIDVIDVHPISESYPLGTASASDPVHYANVVFRDVEALLSRLFSP, encoded by the exons ATGCCTCGAAAGGCCTCGAGGGTGCTCCTCACGACATGTGTTTTCCTGTCCATTGTTTGTTTCAAGTCTTTACTTGATCGTTTCATTGATAGGAGGAGTAACCCAAACATCATTGAAGTCGGTAAATCAAATAACGCCAAAGTAGTGGACAAAAAGTTGCGTTTGGCAAACCGTGAATTATCAGCTCGTGGATTTAACCTCTCGAGTCGCATAAGGTCGGAAATATCTTCGACATACCGGTATTCGGATACACCAGAGCAAGAGGAACTTAAGACCTCGTTTAATTCAAACCCAAGGGCTGATTCTTTGGCCAAGGCCAGTGTTCAACAAGGCTTCAATGTTTTTAAACACCATTGGTGTCGAATGCAAAGAGCGCGTTTGGAATGGGAGAGCCTTCTCGGTGCGTGTTTGACGTCCACGAAATGGGAAGAGCCAAAGGATGTTCGCTTAGGAATCAATCAATTCAGTGATCCCAGCAAAAGCTTTATTTCACATTGGGATATAGGAAACGCAGGCGAATTTAGCCGCTTTCTCATTCAGACAGTCTCGACGAGTAACACTGAGAAAAACATTGGTGGAGACTCGTGGCGGATTCACATCAGTGGACCTTCTTCTTTAGCACCATCTGTTCTTGATCATGGGAATGGCTCGTATGAAGTTTTATTCCTTATCATGGAACATGGAGATTACGAAGCTAAAATATTCCTGGATTATACTCTTTGCAACGGCTTCAAAGACCCACCATTCTATTGGTTCAAAAAAG GTAACTCCCAAGGCAAAAATCAACCGGACGGGGTACTGAAGGGTGATCGGCCATATTTGATTGCTCCGTTCAGAAATGGGGAGAAGATCACTTTTAACGTTCCATCATCAGAAAATAATATGCGAAACA TTGATGCATTGACGAAAGAGGTTTCCTCAAAGTCAACGCGACTACAGCAATACACCTGCGATGCCTCATGTGGAACTCTGCTCTGGGATGGATTAGGTCGATGGGTGAATGGCCAATGGAAGCCTTACATAAAGG ACAGAACGCAAAAGGATACAAGAAACAAAGAAGGAGTGTTCTTCACCTTTGGAGATTCTATTTCCAATGCGTTTTACGGCTCATTGGTTGCGGGTCCGTACAAGGAACTATGCAATACGGCATTTATTGCCTGCCGGGCTGTCTATCACTGGGTATACGACATGAAGGGATACTGGGGTGATGGTGTTACGTCACCCAGGGAACCACTCCCCGATGAAATGGATTATGACCACGAGCTAGTCATGAGGGACTTGAAAAAG ACTCTGTTTAATCCTGATATGACTGAAAAGAGTGTTCTTCTACTGAACATAGGAATCCACTTTGCCGCAGCGGTGAACTTTACTGATTACAAACGAGTCATCGATCAATTAATAAACCTAGTAATTGGCAAAACAAACCATCCTAACGCGGACGGTACTTTCAAGGGACGATTTATATGGAAATCTACGTCCGCTATACACAGGGAGCGATTTCCAAACCCACATAAAGATGTCCGCCGATTTTTAACTTTTTCCCGAGTTAAATTATACAATGCTTACGCTACTTCAGCTATGTGCCGTGCTGGCATTGACGTCATAGATGTTCATCCAATCAGCGAGTCTTATCCCTTGGGAACAGCTTCAGCGTCGGACCCAGTGCATTACGCCAATGTCGTCTTTCGTGATGTTGAAGCGTTATTGTCTAGACTTTTCAGCCCTTAA